The window GCCGTCAGGGAGTTCCTCGGCATCTAGCTCCGAAAAAGACGGCTGTACTGGGTTTCGTGCTGCATACTCGCGAGGGAAACCCCCCAGCTACAGGCCGTCAAGTCTGCTGGGGTGAGGGTTTGGATGGCGGCATGGGCCGCCTGTAATGGATCAGTCAGCTGTCTCAGGAGTCGCTGCCCTTCGGTTTGCCCCAAGGGGACGACCCGCACCCCTACACTGATCAAATTGGCGGCCCAACTCTGGAGGTAGGCCAACCCTGCCACCTCTAAAGGCATCTCCCAGGCCTGGGCAACAATGCCGTAGGCGATCGCGTAGTTACAGTTTCCTTGCCGCATCCCTTTAGGTAGCCTCTCGGCCAGGGCAGGCTCCAGATCTGAGAAGAGGCGCAGCAGCGATCGCCCCATCTGCCAACTCTGCGATCGCATCTCTTCCGTTTCTCGAAAGGCTGACAGCCACTGGTTCCAATCCTCAAGGGTGGCTGAATTTTGCTCAGCAGCAGCCTCATAGCCCCACCCCATAATGGCTGTTTCGACCCGAATGGCCCCCGTAGCCAGCTCTTGAGAAAGCCAGTGCAGCAAATCTGCACTGTTCTGAATCACCCCTTGCATGACCAGCGTTTCGATCCCTTCGGAGTAGCTGTAGGCCCCGACGGGGAGGGCAGGGCTAGCCAGCTGCAGCAGGGTCAGCAGATGAGAATGAGTCGGGATGGTTGGGGTCACAGTACTTTAGGCTGAAGGTTCACCCCCTGCCAGAGCCAAATCCCAGAGGGCTATCGGGACTATACAAAGACAGTGAGGGCGATGCCAAGCCCCCCGAATGCTTTACCCCCCTAAAGTACACCCTAGACCCCAAACCCTAGACCCTGTATTGACCCAGAGGTCCTGAACTCAACTGAACGATGCTCTGACTCGCCCCAACTGAACCAGGCCTCCCCCATCCGCGAAGTGAATACCCTAAAATTAGCCCGCTAGCGACATTAGAGAATCCTAGATTTGGCTCAGAAAAGTTTGGCTCGCAACAATTTAGCCCACGGCACTACCGTCCACGATGCCCCCCAATCCTGGCACGGGAAAGCGGCGCTAACCTATTGCCGACAGGGCGATCGCACCGTGCCCCAGGTGCAAACCCAGGCTCCGCTTAAAGTGCAGCGCCCATTTTATCCAGAGGGGCCAGCGGTCTGTCATTCAGTCTTGCTACATACTGCAGGGGGCATGGTAGGGGGCGATCGCTTAACCTACGACATTCACCTCACCCCAGGCACCCATGCCCTCATCACCACCGCTGCCGCCGCCAAAATTTATAGCGATCATCCCCAACCGGCCCAGGTAAACGGCACCGTGCGGGTAGACACAGGGGCCTGCTTAGAATGGCTCCCTCAAGAAGCCATTGTGTTTGAAGGTGCCCAATATCATCCCAGTTGGCGAATTGAGTTGGCCCCAGAGGCCCACTGGCTGGGGTGGGATATTCTACGGCTAGGACGCACCGCTAGGGGAGAGCAGTTTCGGCGAGGCGCGGTGCGATCGCACTGTGAGGTGTGGCAAGACGGCACTCGCATCTGGCTCGATCCACAACACCTAGTCGGCAGTGAAACCCTTTGGCAAAGTCCCCATGCCTTAGGAACCTGCCCGGTTCTGGCAACGCTGACTTGGGTTGGGGCTTGGCCCGACACCGCCCTCATCACCGCTGCCCGAGACGCCTGGGAGACCCTACCAACCTCCACTGGCACCGCTGGAGTCACACGCCTACAGCGGGGACTGCTCTGCCGTTATCGGGGGCAGTCAACAAGAGAGGCCCGGCGCTGGTTCACCACCGTTTGGAACCATCTGCGGCCCCACTATGCAGAGCGCACCTGTACACTGCCTCGGGTCTGGCAGCGTTAGAAAGCGGAAGGCAGGGGGCAGAAGGCAGAAAGGAATTCCCATCCATCCACTGTGACAAAGGGGAATGTGACGAAGGGAACTGTGGCAAAGGGACTACAGCAACTTGTCATCGGATAAAGAGACCCCAGACCCTAGACCCCAAACCCTAGACCCCAAACCCCAAACCCTAGACCCCAAACCCCAAACCCTAGACCCCAAACCCCAGCCCCTCCCTTGATCCACAAGCCCTGACCCCAACTGAACAAAGCCATACATGCAGATTTGGCATCAAGCGCTTCCGCCAAATTTCAGGGATTTGACAATACCCAATCCCTGAAGTCAGTGCTTTACGTAAAAATTTTATCGGTGCAACCCACAGCCGCTAGCTCAAACGATAAGAAGAAACAGGATTCCAGACTTTTCAACAGTGGAAGCCAGTCACTAAAGATACAAAACAAGCGTCACAAACTTTCATGAAAACAATGTGAAGCATTGAGTTTAGAAAGCGCCCGCCTTCAAGGAGGTGCGCTTCAATGAATTGCTCACGCCTGCTGCGACCTTTCCTAGCTAAAGAACCGCCCCACTGATTAACCTTGTAAGCCTTGTAAGGTGAGCCCTGACAGGCTGCTCTGCTCTGCTCAATCCATCGTGTAAGCGCGATCGCCCGCTGTTGAAAAATCAAGGCTTCTCGCTGGTCTTAAAAAGTTGGGAGATGCGCTCAAGGCACATCTCCCAAATCACAAAACCTTTATTTGAAAGGCTATTCTAACAGGCCAAAAAGCTTACCTGTGAGCCGCAACTAAGCCAGGCGCATAGGCTTCAACAACATTGCCAGTCTTCTGACAGGTAATCATCAAATAATCACAATGAGGACACTGAGTTCGCACTAAGACTTGCTCAGAGAGATAGTGGCGAGTCGCGTGACCGCCACAGTTGGGGCAATTAACAATATGAGATGAATCGTTCATGATGGGCTTCTGCAGGCAGTGTGAGAGTGACGACAAGTGCTGGACCCGACTAGGAACAAACGATAGAAAGCAAACTTCTATGATCCATAGTTACGGGATCGCAACAGGCGCAACAGTTAAGAACAACTGTTAATACTTATAGATGGTATTTCAGAAAAACTGATATCGGCAACAAAAAATACGAAAAAATATTTTTGTAAAAAGCGACTACCTGCGATCCCCATTGGGTTAACGGTCATTTAAAGTCCTTAGGCATCGCCTTAAGAACCAGAAATGTAGAAATTGCTACCAAAATTTTTCGAAAACATTAATTAATTCTGTATTTGCGGCTACCTAATAG is drawn from Leptolyngbya sp. SIO1E4 and contains these coding sequences:
- a CDS encoding replication restart DNA helicase PriA; the encoded protein is MNDSSHIVNCPNCGGHATRHYLSEQVLVRTQCPHCDYLMITCQKTGNVVEAYAPGLVAAHR
- a CDS encoding urease accessory protein UreF codes for the protein MQGVIQNSADLLHWLSQELATGAIRVETAIMGWGYEAAAEQNSATLEDWNQWLSAFRETEEMRSQSWQMGRSLLRLFSDLEPALAERLPKGMRQGNCNYAIAYGIVAQAWEMPLEVAGLAYLQSWAANLISVGVRVVPLGQTEGQRLLRQLTDPLQAAHAAIQTLTPADLTACSWGVSLASMQHETQYSRLFRS
- a CDS encoding urease accessory protein UreD, whose protein sequence is MARNNLAHGTTVHDAPQSWHGKAALTYCRQGDRTVPQVQTQAPLKVQRPFYPEGPAVCHSVLLHTAGGMVGGDRLTYDIHLTPGTHALITTAAAAKIYSDHPQPAQVNGTVRVDTGACLEWLPQEAIVFEGAQYHPSWRIELAPEAHWLGWDILRLGRTARGEQFRRGAVRSHCEVWQDGTRIWLDPQHLVGSETLWQSPHALGTCPVLATLTWVGAWPDTALITAARDAWETLPTSTGTAGVTRLQRGLLCRYRGQSTREARRWFTTVWNHLRPHYAERTCTLPRVWQR